The following proteins come from a genomic window of Chryseobacterium glaciei:
- a CDS encoding winged helix-turn-helix transcriptional regulator, with protein MTAIKESSTIQQNKKYALDLCPVTYVMEKIGGFWKPIILYHLSNGDKRYSELKRAIPAVTEKMLIQHLKQLEADGLVIRTAKPVIPPHVTYELSESGKGLIPVIHQMAEWAFKDMDGKYKCG; from the coding sequence ATGACAGCCATTAAAGAAAGCTCAACTATTCAGCAAAATAAGAAATATGCACTCGATCTTTGTCCGGTAACCTATGTAATGGAAAAAATCGGTGGATTCTGGAAACCTATTATTTTATATCATCTCTCAAACGGAGATAAAAGATACAGCGAACTAAAACGTGCAATTCCTGCAGTTACCGAAAAGATGTTGATTCAGCATTTAAAACAATTGGAAGCAGACGGATTGGTGATCAGAACCGCTAAACCGGTCATTCCTCCTCATGTAACCTATGAATTAAGTGAATCTGGAAAAGGATTAATCCCTGTCATTCATCAAATGGCAGAATGGGCATTTAAAGATATGGACGGAAAATATAAATGTGGATAA
- a CDS encoding NAD(P)-dependent alcohol dehydrogenase has protein sequence MSTFTVKAFAAESTTADLKEMNIERRDTTPNDVEIDILYCGVCHSDLHTARNDWGGTMYPAVPGHEIVGRITKVGSDVSKFKIGDLAGVGCIVDSCGHCDSCKQDLEQYCLNGFTGTYNGKDKHLGGHTFGGYSQKVVVDADHVLKVPENLDLAAVAPLLCAGITTWSPLKHWNVGPNSKVAVVGLGGLGHMAIKLAKGLGAEVTLFSRTPGKTEDAKQLGADHVVISTDDTQMDSVKGKFDVIIDTVPYVHDVNPYVTTLNISGTLVLVGYLGGLEPILNTVPMILGRKSVAGSVIGGIAETQEMLDFCGEHNIVSEIEMINMQDINGAYERMLKSDVRYRFVIDMKSL, from the coding sequence ATGAGCACATTCACAGTAAAAGCTTTCGCAGCAGAGTCTACGACGGCAGATTTAAAAGAAATGAACATTGAAAGGAGAGATACAACACCCAACGATGTAGAAATTGATATTCTATATTGCGGAGTTTGTCACTCTGACCTTCATACAGCAAGAAACGACTGGGGAGGAACAATGTATCCGGCAGTTCCGGGACACGAAATTGTAGGTAGAATTACAAAAGTAGGAAGCGATGTTTCTAAATTTAAAATTGGAGATTTGGCAGGTGTAGGGTGTATCGTAGATTCTTGCGGACATTGCGACAGCTGTAAACAAGATCTTGAACAATATTGTCTAAACGGATTTACAGGAACTTATAACGGAAAAGACAAGCATTTGGGAGGTCATACTTTCGGAGGATATTCTCAAAAAGTAGTTGTAGATGCGGATCACGTTTTAAAAGTGCCTGAAAATTTAGATCTTGCAGCAGTTGCACCACTTCTTTGTGCAGGAATTACTACTTGGTCTCCTTTGAAACACTGGAACGTTGGTCCAAATTCTAAAGTTGCCGTTGTAGGCCTTGGAGGTTTAGGTCACATGGCAATTAAACTGGCAAAAGGTTTAGGCGCTGAAGTTACTTTATTCTCAAGAACTCCGGGAAAAACGGAAGATGCAAAGCAATTGGGAGCTGATCATGTTGTAATTTCTACAGATGATACTCAAATGGATTCTGTAAAAGGAAAATTTGACGTAATTATCGATACTGTTCCTTATGTACACGATGTAAATCCTTATGTTACGACTTTAAATATCAGCGGAACGCTTGTTTTAGTTGGATATTTAGGAGGTTTGGAACCTATTTTGAATACTGTTCCAATGATTTTAGGAAGAAAATCTGTTGCTGGTTCTGTGATCGGTGGTATTGCTGAAACTCAGGAAATGCTTGATTTCTGTGGTGAGCATAATATCGTTTCTGAAATCGAAATGATTAACATGCAAGACATTAACGGAGCTTATGAAAGAATGCTGAAAAGCGACGTGAGATACCGTTTCGTAATTGATATGAAATCTTTGTAA
- a CDS encoding cupin domain-containing protein, with translation METFNTTIFPKGEKAPSEYFSGGTAWVKILKPNADELNCQIGNVIFEPRCRNNWHSHGGGQILIVTSGTGFYQEKGKPAQVLKAGDVVNIPPHIIHWHGAGPDSELTHIAINPNTQNGIVEWMEPVTDEEYNNL, from the coding sequence ATGGAAACATTTAATACTACTATTTTTCCTAAAGGAGAAAAAGCGCCATCTGAATATTTTTCAGGCGGAACTGCATGGGTAAAGATTTTAAAACCCAATGCAGACGAACTTAACTGCCAGATCGGGAATGTAATTTTCGAGCCACGCTGCAGAAATAACTGGCATTCTCATGGAGGCGGACAGATTTTAATTGTAACTTCAGGAACAGGTTTTTATCAGGAAAAAGGAAAGCCTGCGCAAGTTTTAAAAGCAGGAGATGTTGTAAATATACCTCCTCATATAATCCATTGGCATGGTGCAGGTCCGGATAGTGAATTAACACATATCGCCATTAATCCTAATACACAAAATGGTATTGTAGAATGGATGGAGCCTGTAACTGACGAAGAATACAACAATTTATAA
- a CDS encoding helix-turn-helix domain-containing protein, with translation MEDQEVEIYNSVSEYNKMANQETLHPLVSVVDFSKSDPISQHKRTFGFYTVFLKDVMCGDMFYGKNSYDYQEGTLVFIAPGQTYGIYNKGKQIQPAGFALIFHPDLIKGTNLGKNIKEYSFFSYDVHEALHLSEKEREIILECFKNIKLELDQSIDKHSKSLIVNNIELFLNYCMRFYDRQFITRDHINQGVIGKFENLLDEYLKSDKPKNFGFPMVNYFAEQLNLSANYFGDIIKKELGISAQEFIHNKLIDVAKEQIFNPEKSISEISYDLGFKYPQHFTRLFKTKVGVSPSEYKMLN, from the coding sequence ATGGAAGATCAAGAGGTTGAAATCTACAATAGTGTTTCGGAATATAATAAAATGGCCAATCAGGAAACCTTACATCCTTTGGTTAGCGTAGTTGATTTTTCAAAATCTGATCCTATTAGCCAGCACAAAAGAACGTTTGGTTTTTACACCGTTTTTTTGAAGGATGTAATGTGTGGAGATATGTTTTATGGGAAAAACAGTTACGACTATCAGGAAGGAACTTTGGTTTTTATTGCGCCTGGGCAAACGTATGGAATTTACAACAAAGGAAAGCAGATTCAGCCCGCAGGTTTTGCCTTGATATTTCATCCTGATCTGATTAAAGGAACCAATTTAGGGAAGAATATAAAGGAGTATTCATTTTTTTCCTACGATGTTCATGAAGCATTACACCTTTCTGAAAAGGAAAGAGAAATTATTTTAGAATGTTTTAAAAATATTAAACTCGAGCTAGATCAGTCAATCGATAAACACAGTAAGTCATTAATTGTCAATAATATTGAATTGTTTTTAAATTACTGTATGCGTTTTTATGATCGTCAGTTTATCACGAGAGATCATATCAATCAGGGAGTTATTGGGAAGTTTGAAAATCTTTTGGACGAATATTTAAAATCTGATAAACCTAAAAACTTTGGTTTTCCGATGGTTAATTATTTTGCGGAACAGCTTAATCTTTCAGCAAACTATTTTGGAGATATCATTAAAAAAGAGTTGGGAATTTCAGCGCAGGAGTTTATCCATAATAAATTGATTGATGTTGCGAAAGAACAGATTTTCAATCCTGAAAAATCCATCAGCGAAATTTCTTATGATCTTGGATTTAAATATCCGCAGCATTTCACAAGATTATTCAAAACTAAAGTCGGTGTTTCTCCAAGTGAATATAAAATGTTGAACTAA
- a CDS encoding carboxylesterase family protein produces the protein MTTQQNIGTHTFHSSFGKILAIKENGILKAKSIRYAHSERFQKPVPEKPSDLEIIFPERTPVCPQNISPLLEKMIGKIDLDLFEVEESTQYLSIYRPENLDQNGKLPVVVWIHGGSYEIGCGDLSTADPTDWVKEQNIIVVTVSYRLGFFGFLGGSEKRPANLGLFDIIEALKWIKIYINDFGGDAENITLLGQSSGGDAIAHLMISDGVENLFQRVIIQSAPLGLRNHRQKMLTEFLEKTERFTADTDLLEIVENYKNFVPSFFKYGLKAAMPFGAQYGFPPLCNEEESMEKWKESARKYDVLIGLNDDETSFYIKASDSMNKYLNQGFGKKILNKAIRATTEIIYGKPAQTFAENYAEAGGNIYLFRIHSKLINNFFGAAHAFDLPLLFGNENAWKSSGLLKDVPWKYIHENGQRLRALWAEFARNGTLSESFEKPSMLELRKV, from the coding sequence ATGACAACACAACAAAATATTGGAACTCACACCTTTCATTCCTCTTTTGGGAAAATTTTAGCTATAAAAGAAAATGGGATTTTAAAAGCCAAAAGCATTCGTTACGCGCATTCTGAAAGGTTTCAAAAACCAGTTCCTGAAAAGCCATCAGATTTGGAAATTATCTTTCCCGAAAGAACTCCGGTTTGTCCACAAAATATCAGTCCGTTATTAGAAAAGATGATTGGGAAAATAGATCTCGATCTTTTTGAGGTGGAAGAATCAACGCAATATTTATCAATTTATCGACCTGAAAATCTTGATCAAAATGGAAAATTACCCGTTGTCGTTTGGATTCATGGTGGATCTTATGAAATCGGTTGTGGTGATTTGTCAACGGCTGATCCTACAGATTGGGTAAAAGAGCAAAACATTATTGTTGTCACGGTTTCTTATCGATTAGGGTTTTTCGGTTTCTTGGGCGGAAGTGAAAAAAGACCTGCCAATCTAGGATTATTTGATATTATTGAAGCGTTGAAATGGATCAAAATATACATTAATGATTTCGGTGGAGATGCTGAAAACATTACCCTTTTGGGGCAATCTTCCGGTGGTGATGCGATTGCTCATCTGATGATTTCTGATGGTGTGGAAAATTTATTTCAACGAGTTATTATTCAAAGTGCACCTTTAGGACTTCGAAATCACCGTCAAAAAATGCTCACCGAATTTTTAGAAAAAACAGAAAGATTTACAGCTGATACGGATCTTTTAGAGATTGTAGAAAACTATAAAAACTTTGTCCCGTCTTTCTTCAAATATGGATTAAAAGCAGCTATGCCTTTTGGGGCACAATATGGTTTTCCGCCTTTGTGTAATGAAGAAGAATCTATGGAAAAATGGAAAGAAAGTGCCAGAAAATATGATGTTTTAATTGGTTTAAATGATGATGAAACTTCATTTTATATTAAAGCTTCCGACTCGATGAATAAATACCTTAATCAAGGTTTTGGAAAAAAGATTCTCAATAAAGCGATTCGGGCAACGACAGAAATTATTTATGGAAAACCCGCTCAGACTTTTGCTGAAAACTATGCTGAAGCGGGAGGAAATATCTATCTATTCAGAATTCATTCAAAATTGATCAATAATTTTTTCGGGGCTGCCCACGCATTCGATCTTCCTTTGTTATTTGGAAATGAAAATGCATGGAAATCTTCAGGCTTATTAAAAGACGTTCCCTGGAAATATATTCATGAGAATGGACAGAGATTAAGAGCTCTTTGGGCAGAATTTGCACGCAACGGAACTCTATCAGAATCATTTGAAAAGCCTTCTATGCTGGAACTCCGAAAAGTTTAG
- a CDS encoding alpha-amylase, with product MNQTMIQFFHWYSEGDGKLWKEAEKQANYLSELGITSIWLPPAYKGTNGGYSVGYDAYDIFDLGEFDQKGTVKTKYGTKDEYTKAIKALKQQNIQIIVDIVLGHKAGGDELEKFKAVKVDENNREKVISDVIEIESYTKFTFPGRGKKYSNFEWNFTCFSGVDFAEGMDSHIFKIQSEYGNDWEEMIDDEKGNYDYLMYNDIEHRNPHVREELNNWAKWYFDQTDFDGVRLDALKHISFDFYKEWLTLLRSNSGKNIFAVGEYWAPGYLALLQKYIEVTEGAMSLFDSSLQNNFHTASKEGGDYDLRRIFDETLTQADPLHSVSLVDNHDTQPLQDLEAPVEEWFKPLAYALILLRENGYPCIFYPDLFGVHYIDKDKEGNDQEIFLNKIDGIEELLKARKDYAYGVQKDYFEDANCLGWVREGDDEHQGCAVVLSNKEAYNKPMEMGEKYIGQIFYDFLGRSEEKVTIDEKGFGNFPVPAGNVSVWIPE from the coding sequence ATGAACCAAACGATGATTCAGTTTTTCCATTGGTACTCGGAAGGAGACGGAAAATTATGGAAAGAAGCAGAGAAACAAGCAAACTATTTATCTGAATTAGGAATTACATCCATTTGGCTCCCTCCTGCTTATAAAGGAACAAATGGCGGCTACTCGGTCGGTTATGATGCGTATGATATATTTGACTTAGGTGAATTTGACCAAAAAGGAACTGTTAAAACAAAATACGGAACAAAAGACGAATACACTAAAGCTATTAAAGCTTTAAAACAACAAAACATCCAGATCATTGTTGATATTGTCTTGGGGCATAAAGCCGGCGGTGACGAACTGGAAAAATTCAAAGCGGTAAAAGTTGATGAAAACAACAGGGAAAAAGTGATTTCTGATGTTATCGAAATAGAATCTTATACCAAATTTACATTTCCAGGAAGAGGAAAAAAATATTCTAATTTTGAATGGAACTTTACTTGTTTCAGCGGTGTTGATTTTGCTGAAGGAATGGATTCCCATATCTTCAAAATCCAGTCTGAATACGGAAACGACTGGGAAGAAATGATCGACGATGAAAAAGGAAATTATGATTATCTGATGTATAATGACATTGAACATCGTAATCCTCATGTTCGCGAAGAGCTTAATAACTGGGCAAAATGGTATTTTGATCAGACTGATTTTGACGGTGTAAGACTTGATGCTTTAAAACATATTTCTTTTGATTTTTATAAAGAATGGCTCACCCTACTTCGCTCCAATTCAGGAAAAAACATATTTGCTGTGGGTGAATATTGGGCTCCGGGATATTTAGCCTTACTTCAAAAATATATCGAAGTTACAGAAGGTGCCATGAGTTTATTTGATAGCTCATTGCAGAATAATTTTCACACTGCATCCAAAGAAGGTGGCGATTACGACTTGAGAAGAATCTTTGATGAAACACTTACCCAAGCTGATCCGCTGCATTCGGTAAGTCTTGTTGATAATCATGACACACAACCTTTACAGGATTTGGAAGCGCCCGTTGAAGAATGGTTCAAACCTCTTGCCTATGCTTTAATTTTATTAAGAGAAAACGGTTATCCATGCATTTTTTATCCCGATTTATTTGGCGTTCATTATATCGATAAAGACAAGGAAGGAAATGATCAGGAAATATTTCTGAATAAAATTGATGGTATTGAAGAATTATTAAAAGCCAGAAAGGATTATGCTTATGGCGTTCAAAAAGATTATTTTGAAGATGCTAATTGTTTGGGTTGGGTTCGTGAAGGTGATGATGAACATCAAGGTTGTGCTGTCGTTCTGAGCAATAAAGAAGCCTACAACAAACCGATGGAAATGGGCGAAAAATATATTGGACAAATCTTTTACGATTTTCTGGGAAGGTCTGAAGAGAAAGTAACCATCGATGAAAAAGGATTCGGGAATTTCCCTGTTCCGGCAGGAAATGTGAGTGTCTGGATTCCTGAATAA
- the dinB gene encoding DNA polymerase IV has protein sequence MDFPFPLRKIIHVDMDAFYASVEQYDNPALRGKPIAVGGEHRGVVSAASYEARKFGVRSAMSSKIAKERCPHLIFVPPHFARYKEVSKKIREIFHEYTDLVEPLSLDEAYLDVTENKKGIESANQIAKEIRQKIFEETGLTASAGISINKFLAKVASDINKPNGQKTIHPDKIEAFLEELPVEKFYGVGKVTANKMFSLGIYKGKDLKKRSVEDLTRMFGKSGGYYYNVVRGIHTSEVKPHRIQKSVAVERTFFEDLFDEQQINEKLESLSAELHQRLKKNNILGRSLTLKIKYKDFSLFTRSITKEEYFNSPEEYLKTSKKLWELRPFDKAVRLLGLSLSHLNTEEKKQISIQLKIPFEEFENQ, from the coding sequence ATGGATTTTCCTTTTCCCCTTCGTAAAATTATTCATGTTGATATGGATGCATTCTATGCTTCCGTGGAGCAATATGATAATCCAGCATTGAGAGGAAAACCCATTGCTGTTGGAGGCGAACATCGTGGTGTAGTTTCTGCGGCCAGCTATGAAGCAAGGAAATTCGGTGTGCGTTCTGCGATGTCTAGTAAAATAGCAAAAGAAAGATGCCCGCATTTGATTTTTGTTCCGCCTCATTTTGCACGTTATAAAGAAGTTTCAAAAAAAATTCGGGAGATTTTTCATGAATATACTGATCTTGTAGAACCTTTATCTTTAGATGAAGCCTATCTTGACGTTACCGAAAATAAAAAAGGAATAGAATCTGCCAATCAGATTGCTAAGGAAATTCGTCAGAAAATATTTGAAGAAACAGGGTTGACAGCTTCTGCCGGAATTTCCATTAATAAATTTTTAGCGAAAGTAGCTTCCGACATTAATAAACCGAACGGACAAAAAACCATTCATCCTGATAAAATTGAAGCTTTCCTTGAGGAATTACCTGTTGAAAAATTTTACGGCGTAGGTAAAGTTACGGCTAACAAAATGTTTAGTTTAGGCATTTATAAAGGAAAAGATTTAAAGAAAAGATCCGTCGAAGATCTTACAAGAATGTTCGGTAAATCTGGCGGATACTACTACAATGTTGTCCGCGGAATTCATACTTCCGAAGTAAAACCTCATCGCATTCAGAAAAGTGTTGCGGTGGAAAGAACATTCTTTGAAGATCTTTTTGATGAACAGCAGATTAACGAAAAACTGGAAAGTTTAAGCGCAGAACTTCATCAACGCCTTAAAAAAAATAATATTCTCGGAAGATCTTTAACCTTAAAAATTAAATATAAAGATTTCTCACTATTTACCCGAAGTATCACAAAAGAAGAATACTTCAATTCCCCTGAAGAATATCTTAAAACATCAAAAAAACTTTGGGAACTTCGCCCCTTTGACAAAGCTGTAAGATTATTAGGGCTATCTCTTTCTCACCTTAATACAGAGGAAAAAAAGCAGATTTCTATTCAACTAAAGATACCGTTTGAAGAATTTGAAAATCAATAA
- a CDS encoding GNAT family N-acetyltransferase, which produces MIVRKATEQDLEILLEFEQGIVSSERPFNETLKDGKIHYYDLHALILSPDAHLVVVEENNEIIASGYALIKKSEKNYNNFKEYGYLGFMYVKPEHRGKGVNQLIVDALISWVKDKGISEIRLDVYDQNESAVKAYEKAGFEPLLLTMRLKS; this is translated from the coding sequence ATGATTGTAAGAAAAGCTACAGAACAGGATTTAGAAATACTTTTAGAGTTTGAACAAGGTATTGTTTCTTCGGAAAGACCTTTTAATGAAACTTTAAAGGATGGCAAAATTCACTACTACGATTTACATGCTCTTATTCTTTCGCCAGATGCCCATTTAGTGGTTGTTGAAGAAAATAACGAGATCATCGCATCAGGATACGCTTTGATTAAAAAGTCTGAAAAAAATTATAATAACTTCAAAGAATACGGTTATCTCGGTTTTATGTATGTAAAGCCTGAACATCGAGGAAAAGGAGTCAACCAGTTAATTGTAGATGCACTTATTTCTTGGGTAAAAGATAAAGGTATTTCAGAAATAAGACTGGATGTTTATGATCAAAATGAATCTGCCGTAAAAGCTTATGAAAAAGCAGGTTTTGAGCCACTACTTCTTACGATGAGATTGAAATCATAA
- a CDS encoding TlpA family protein disulfide reductase produces the protein MKKLLLLLMMCIFGLGCSQKIPTVLKTKFSKEALSQKLENEEGKSVTIQQILDQHKGKVLVIDFWAGWCRDCLNALPKAKELEEKNKNIDFVFLSLDRSKEGFNKSLERFEMKDKENYWFSSGWKNDFNNYIDLNWIPRYMVIDQKSAIAKYYAISPEDPEIQTTIDKLLK, from the coding sequence ATGAAAAAGTTATTATTACTATTGATGATGTGTATTTTTGGACTAGGCTGTTCTCAAAAGATCCCAACAGTTCTTAAAACTAAATTTTCTAAAGAAGCTTTAAGTCAAAAACTGGAAAATGAAGAAGGTAAAAGCGTTACCATTCAACAAATTCTGGATCAGCATAAAGGAAAAGTTTTAGTGATTGATTTTTGGGCCGGATGGTGTAGAGATTGTTTAAATGCACTTCCAAAAGCTAAAGAATTAGAAGAAAAAAACAAGAATATCGATTTTGTATTCCTTTCCTTAGACCGATCAAAAGAAGGATTTAATAAAAGTCTTGAAAGATTCGAAATGAAAGACAAAGAGAATTACTGGTTTTCTTCCGGCTGGAAAAATGATTTCAATAATTATATTGACCTTAACTGGATTCCAAGATATATGGTGATCGATCAAAAATCTGCGATTGCAAAATATTATGCTATTTCTCCCGAAGATCCTGAAATTCAGACAACCATAGATAAGCTTTTAAAATAA
- a CDS encoding purine-nucleoside phosphorylase yields MLENSKQTADFIKNIIQDIPDFAIVLGSGLGKLQDEVEAIHILEYKDIPNFPQTTIVGHGGKLIYGILEGKKVLMMSGRFHYYEGHSIETVTFPIRIFHLLGIKNLILSNACGGVNPNFSVADVVIVKDHINMMPEHPLRGKNIDSFGPRFVDMSEPYNKKMIAVAEQVASENNIKFQQGVYVALQGPTFETPAEYGMIKAIGGDMVGMSTVPEVIVAKHMGMEVFCVSIITDLGGPDIAFAVSHEEVLNAANKAMPNVITLVKGLVKNYQ; encoded by the coding sequence ATGTTAGAAAATAGTAAGCAGACCGCTGATTTCATTAAAAATATTATTCAGGATATTCCTGATTTTGCCATTGTTTTAGGATCTGGATTAGGAAAACTTCAAGACGAGGTGGAAGCTATTCATATTTTAGAATATAAAGACATTCCTAATTTTCCTCAAACCACGATTGTAGGTCATGGCGGAAAATTAATTTATGGAATTCTGGAAGGCAAAAAAGTATTGATGATGAGCGGCCGTTTTCATTATTATGAAGGTCATTCTATTGAAACTGTTACTTTTCCTATCCGAATTTTTCATTTATTAGGAATTAAAAACCTGATTCTTTCTAATGCTTGTGGTGGAGTAAATCCTAATTTTAGCGTTGCAGATGTTGTGATTGTAAAAGATCATATCAACATGATGCCCGAACACCCGCTTCGTGGAAAAAATATAGACTCTTTTGGTCCTCGTTTCGTTGATATGAGTGAACCTTACAACAAAAAGATGATTGCAGTAGCAGAACAAGTTGCCTCAGAAAATAATATTAAATTTCAACAGGGAGTTTATGTTGCTTTACAAGGCCCTACTTTTGAAACTCCAGCTGAATACGGAATGATCAAAGCCATCGGTGGCGATATGGTCGGTATGAGTACCGTTCCCGAAGTTATCGTTGCCAAGCACATGGGAATGGAAGTTTTTTGCGTTTCCATTATTACAGATCTTGGTGGGCCGGACATTGCCTTTGCCGTTTCTCACGAAGAAGTATTAAATGCTGCCAATAAAGCAATGCCGAATGTTATTACGTTGGTAAAAGGTTTGGTAAAGAACTATCAATAA
- the lpxK gene encoding tetraacyldisaccharide 4'-kinase produces MKRWYLYPFSLGYHMVTGIRNTMYDLGIFKSTKFKTPIINVGNLSVGGSGKSPMVMYLAQYLSKHYRTGVLSRGYGRLTKGYDVTNYESNYKTVGDEAMQLFERFKNRFVIAVSEERVPGAKKVIEDMDLDVLVLDDAFQHRAIKAGFNILMTDFNDPFFKDHLLPAGDLRESRTGYKRADIIMVSKCPDELTEETKQYYISRIRPDRTQKVFFSSIGYDENVYGKEKMLPDNNLNYYDILLITGIANPKPLLAHLAKFSQRVKHLKFRDHHNFTEDDIKKIIADYKKLGEYKLILTTEKDYVRLKSFDYLRDIVYYWPINVVIDKKEEFNQIILDYVRK; encoded by the coding sequence ATGAAAAGATGGTACCTCTATCCTTTTTCCCTCGGTTATCATATGGTAACGGGTATCCGAAACACAATGTATGACCTGGGAATTTTTAAATCTACGAAATTCAAGACTCCGATAATTAATGTCGGTAACCTCTCCGTGGGCGGAAGCGGAAAATCGCCAATGGTGATGTATCTTGCTCAATACCTTTCTAAACATTACAGAACAGGTGTGCTTTCGCGCGGTTATGGAAGACTTACAAAAGGTTATGATGTAACGAATTACGAGAGTAATTATAAAACTGTAGGCGATGAAGCAATGCAATTATTTGAACGTTTCAAAAACCGTTTTGTGATTGCCGTTTCTGAAGAAAGAGTTCCCGGAGCCAAAAAAGTCATTGAAGATATGGATCTTGATGTTTTGGTTTTGGATGATGCATTTCAACACAGAGCAATCAAGGCAGGGTTTAATATTTTGATGACTGATTTTAATGATCCTTTCTTTAAAGATCATTTGCTTCCTGCTGGAGATTTGAGAGAATCCAGAACAGGTTATAAAAGAGCAGACATCATTATGGTCAGCAAATGTCCTGATGAACTGACAGAAGAAACCAAGCAGTATTATATTTCCAGAATCAGACCGGATCGTACCCAAAAAGTATTCTTTTCATCCATCGGGTATGACGAAAATGTGTACGGAAAAGAAAAAATGCTTCCTGACAACAACCTGAATTACTATGATATTCTGTTAATTACAGGAATCGCCAATCCGAAGCCGTTGTTGGCACATTTAGCCAAATTTTCACAACGAGTAAAGCATTTAAAATTCAGAGATCACCATAATTTTACAGAAGATGATATTAAAAAGATCATTGCCGATTATAAAAAATTAGGTGAATACAAATTGATCTTAACAACTGAGAAAGATTATGTTCGTTTGAAATCCTTTGATTATCTTAGAGACATCGTTTACTATTGGCCTATTAATGTAGTGATCGATAAAAAAGAGGAATTCAACCAAATCATCTTAGATTATGTTAGAAAATAG
- the truA gene encoding tRNA pseudouridine(38-40) synthase TruA produces MRYFIEFSYNGKNYFGYQIQPTAITVQEELEKALSTILREEIKTTGAGRTDTGVHAKKIFAHFDTDQVLNDQFSHRLNSFLPADISIKRIFEVKDDFHARFDATFRTYEYYISMEKNPFTQDSAWQHWRRPLDINKMNEACKILFEYDDFTSFAKLHTDNKTNLCKMYKAEWQQNGTELKFTVSANRFLRNMVRAIVGTMVEIGSGKIKPEELRNVIENKNRNSAGTSAPAQGLFLVDVGYEF; encoded by the coding sequence TTGAGGTATTTTATTGAGTTTTCCTATAACGGCAAAAATTATTTCGGCTATCAGATCCAGCCGACTGCTATTACCGTGCAGGAAGAATTGGAAAAGGCACTTTCCACTATTTTAAGAGAAGAAATTAAGACAACAGGCGCCGGACGAACAGATACTGGCGTTCATGCCAAGAAAATATTTGCTCATTTTGATACCGATCAGGTGTTGAATGATCAGTTTTCTCATCGATTAAACAGTTTTCTTCCGGCTGATATTTCCATCAAAAGAATTTTTGAGGTTAAAGATGATTTTCATGCACGTTTTGATGCTACTTTCAGAACATATGAATATTATATCTCGATGGAAAAAAATCCGTTTACACAAGATTCTGCCTGGCAACATTGGAGAAGACCTTTAGATATTAATAAAATGAATGAAGCCTGTAAGATCTTATTTGAATATGATGATTTTACAAGTTTTGCAAAACTTCATACCGACAATAAAACCAATCTTTGTAAAATGTACAAAGCAGAATGGCAACAAAACGGGACTGAATTAAAATTCACTGTTTCTGCGAACCGTTTTCTTAGAAATATGGTACGTGCGATTGTAGGAACCATGGTAGAAATAGGTTCAGGGAAAATAAAACCTGAAGAACTACGAAATGTCATTGAAAATAAAAACCGAAATTCTGCCGGAACTTCTGCTCCTGCACAAGGTTTGTTTTTGGTGGATGTTGGATATGAATTTTAA